CCGAGCGACACGATGACGAGCACGAGCGGCGTGAAGACCCTCTTGCCGTTCTCGACGATGGTCCACTTGTCGCCGTTGTAGTTCTCCGAGGCGGGGATGACGCGCTTCACGTGGCGCACCCAGCCGGGCATCTCGGGGTCGGAGTCGTCGAACGAGTCGATGAACTGCTTGACGCCGATGTAGAGCAGCCATGCGCCGAAGATGTAGAAGACCCAGGCCCAGGCCTCGAGCACCCAGGCACCCGCGATGATGAAGATTGTGCGCAGCACGAGGGCGATCGCGATGCCGATTAGCAGCACCTTCTGCTGCGCGAGCTTCGGCACCTTGAAGCTGATCATGATCAGCAGGAACACGAAGAGGTTGTCGACGCTGAGCGCCTTCTCGGTGAAGTAACCGGTGATGAAGTCACCCGCGTGCGCCCAGTCCCATTGCCAGGCGACGAGGAACATGAAGCCGAACGAGAGCACGATGTAGAAGACCGACCAGAAGCCGGCTTCCTTCATCGAGGGCACGTGGGCGTGGCGCACGTGCGAGTAAAAGTCAAAGAAGAAGAACCCGACGACGACCGCAATGCTGATCGCCCAGATCCAAATATCGACGTGATTCATGAAGCCTCCAGAAGGTTCGTTGAACGTTCCGAAGGTCTCTTCCGCCGCGATTGCGACCAACGTTCCCGGATGAAACTCCGTGTTTCACCGTGATGACGAGAACGTTGAGGAGGAATACTCCCCTTCAACACCGCACTAGGTTACACGCTGTGGGTCAATTCCACTGCCACGGGGTACCCGTTCGCGAGTCGCACGCGGAAGCCGTGTCGCGCATCCGGGTCGGTCTCGAGCACCGTGAGCGCGAGGTTATTGATCGCGGGCGAGGCGACCGTGAGCAGGTCGTTGAGCAGCAATCGCACGACGGTGCCGTGCGTGACGATGAGGGCATCGGATGCGCCGGTCGCGGCCACGTGCTCGAGGGCGCGGTAGGTGCGCTCGAGCACCGCCGCGACGGGCTCGACGGTCGGGTGGTCGGCGAGGCGCCGCGTGCCGTCGGGCAGGAACACCGTCTCGCCCTCGAGCTCGCCGAAGCTGCGCTCGACGATGTCGGGCAACGGGGTGGGCTCGCCAAGCCCGGTGATGCGGCCGAGCTCGGTCGCGGTCTGCGTCGTACGCGTGAGCGGCGAGCAGAACAGCGCGCTCCACGGCTGCCCCTCGAGCAGCACCGCGGTGCGCCGGGCCTGGTCGTAGCCGGTGTCGTTGAGCGGGATGTCGCTCATACCCTGGAAGAGGGCCTTTCGGTTCCACTCGGTTTCGCCGTGCCTGATCAGCCCAATTCGCATGCCTCTAGGGTACGGCCCGCCCGGCTAGGCTTGGCCCCATGGCGGAACGCAAACCCTGGTCTCTCGGAAACGCCCTGCGCGGCATGTTCGCACGACGCACGATCGACGAATCGACGTGGGAAGACCTCGAGGATGCGCTGCTCACGGCCGACTTCGGGCCCGACATCACCGACGAGATTGTCGACGAGCTGCGCGCGCAGGTCGCACACCACCAGACGACGGATGCGCGCGACCTGCGCCGCATGCTCAGCGAGGTGATCGAGGAGCGCCTGTCGAAGTTCGACACGACGCTGAACCTCTCGGCTCGCCCCGCCGTCACCCTCATGGTTGGCGTCAACGGCGTCGGCAAGACGACGACGATCGGCAAGTTCGCGCGGTTCCTACGCAACTTTGACCGCACCGTCGTGGTCGGCGCGGCCGACACCTTCCGCGCCGCCGCGGTCGAGCAGCTCGACACGTGGGCAATGCGGGCCGATGTGCGCATCGTGCGGCCGCAGCAGTTCGGCCAGGACCCCGCCTCCGTCGCGTACCAGACGGTCGAGGTCGCGATGCGCGAGGGCATCGAGATGGCGATTATCGACACCGCCGGCCGCCTGCAGACGAAGGCCGGCCTCATGGACGAGCTCAAGAAGGTGCACCGCGTCGTCGAGAAGCTCACGCCCGTGAGCGAGGTGCTGCTCGTGCTCGACGCCACGACCGGGCAGAACGGCGTGCAGCAGGCCGAGGCGTTCATCGAATACGCCGGCGTCACGGGCCTCGTCATCACGAAGCTCGACGGCTCGGCCAAGGGCGGCTTTGTACTCGCTGTGCAGGAGCGCACGGGGCTGCCGATCAAGCTCATCGGCACGGGCGAGGGCATCAACGACCTCACCGGTTTCACACCGCACGTCTTCGCCGAGCAGCTGCTCGCCGACGCGTAGCGGTGACCGACAGACAAACGAGCGGCGGCTCCCGACCGAAGTCGAGAGCCGCCGCTCGTTTGTCTGCGGGGGAGTTACTCGCCCATCGGGGCCTCGACGGCCTCGGTGATCGGCTTGCCGTACTGACCCGACTTCTTGAGGTTGCGGCGCACGAACGGCCACACGGCCACGAGCACGACGACCGAGATGAGGCTCGTCCACACCTGCACCTGCGTGCTCGGCCCGCTCACGAGCATGATCACGACGATGCCCGCGACGGCGGCGACGGTGAGGTACGCGAGCCACGGGTGCAGCCACATCTTCAGCTTGAGCTGCGACCGCTCCTCTGGGCTCATCTTGCTGCGCAGGCGCACCTGCGTCAGGGCGATGAAGACGTACACGAACAGGGCGACGAGGCCCGAACTGTTCATGATGAAGTCGAAGATGCCACTGTCGGGGAACAGGAAACTCACGAGCACGGCTGCGAAGCCGCCGAGCGTCGAGGCGATGACGGCCGCGACCGGCACGCCGTTCTTCGCCTTGCGGGCGATGAACTTCGGGGCGAAGCCGCGCTCGGCGATCGAGGCGAACATGCGCGAGGCCGAGTAGATACCCGAGTTGAGCACCGAGCAGACGGCGGTGAGAATCACGGCGGTCATGATGAGGTCGGCGCCGGGAATCCCGTACTGCGAGAACAGGTAGGCGAAGGGGCCCTGGTCGTCAGTGTCGGGCAGGCCGTTCCACGGCACGATCGCGACGATGAGGAACACCGAGCCTAGGTAGAAGAGCAGGATGCGCCAGATGATCGTGTTGGTGGCCTGCCGCACGCCGCGGGCAGGGTCCTCCGACTCGGCCGCCGCCATGACGGCGATCTCGGTGCCGAAGTACGAGAAGATCACGATGGCGACGCCCGAGAGGATTGGCCAGACACCGTTCGGCGCGAAGCCGCCGTGGCTCCAGAGGTTGCTGATGCCGGGGGTTGCGTTCGGCCAGAGGCCGAAGATGAACAGCGCACCGACGGCGAGGAACACGATGATCGCGGCGACCTTGATGCTCGCGAGCCAGAACTCCACCTCACCGAACGACCGCAGCGAGACGAGGTTCGTGATGATGAAGATGACGAGCAGCGCGACGGCGAAGACCCACGAGGGAATCACCGGGAACCAGCCGTTGAGGATCGCGCCGCCGATGACGGCCTCGTAGGCGACGACCCCGACCCAGAAGTACCAGTAGAGCCAGCCCACAAGGTAGCCGGCCCACTCGCCGAGGCCGCTGCGGGCGTACTCCATGAACGAGCCGATCGACGGCCGGGCGGTCGCCATCTCGCCGAGCATCCGCATCGCGAGCATGACGAGCAGGCCGCCGATGGCGTACGAGAAGAGGGCGGCGGGGCCGACCTGGGAGATGACGTTGGCCGAGCCGACGAACAGGCTCGAACCGATGATGCCGCCGAGCGTGATCATCGTCACGTGGCGGTTGCGAAGCTTCTTCGCTGGCTGTGCTTCGGTGCCAGCCTGGGCGGTTTGTTGTGACATTTCGCGTTCCGGGTTGCGCGCGCGGGGCGCTCGGTCATGGGTCCCGCTGTCGGCAGACGTCCGGGCTCACTGCGCTGTCACTCTGTGCCGTACAAACGTGCATCCCGCCATCGGGGTATCTCGGCGGCGGTGCAAGAAGCGTCGTCGTCGGCGATGAGGATTTTACGCAGGGTGTTGGCCGCGTGTCACATCGACGCATAACTGGCTCATAGCTTTCCCATGCCCGGCTCATCGCGACGAGGGGTGATATCAGTGCCATGAACGACTCAGTCCCCACCTCTCCGAAACCTCGTGTTTGGCGCGGCCTGACAGCAGTTGCTGCCGGCTGTGGCCTCGTCCTCGCTGGCGCGCTCGGCGGCCTTGCCGTCAGCACCGGCAACACCGCGCAAAGCGCCTGGCGTGGCGCGGATGCCTCGGCCGAGCAGGCGCAGAGCCCCAGCCTCGGATCCCAGGCGCTGAAACAGCAGCTACTCGACCTCGTGCCGTGGGTCGACGAGGGCACCTCGAGCGGCGGGCTCGGGCAGGGCACGGATAGGCAGAGCGGCGGCTCGCTCGGTGGCTCGACGCAGCAGTCGACCGACAGCCTCGACATCTCGGCCGCGAGCGCCGACGAATCGACCGGCATCGTGCTCATCGACACGAAGCTTGAGTATCAGAGCGCGGCGGCCGCGGGCACGGGCATCGTGCTCAGCTCTGACGGGCTCGTGTTGACGAACAACCACGTCGTCGAGGGCTCGACCTCGGTGCAGGTGACCACGACCGATGGCACGAGCTACAACGCGACCGTCGTCGGCACCGACTCGACGGAGGACGTCGCGGTGCTGCAGCTCGAGGATGCGAGCGGCCTCACCACGGCGACGATCGATGATGACGACGACCTCGCCGTGAGCGACGCCGTGACCGCGGTCGGCAACGCCGAGGGCGGCGGCGAGCTCATGGCTGCCGACGGCGTCGTGACCGATCTCAACACCTCGGTGACGCCGTCGAACGAGGCAGCGAGTGGCGGAACGACCGGCTCGAACACGCTCACGAACATGATCGAGATCGACGCCGACGTGGTGTCGGGCGACTCGGGCGGTGCCGTGCTCGACGACGAGGGCGAGGTCGTCGGCATGACGACCGCGGCCTCGAGCGGTGGCACGAACATCTCGGGCTACGCGATCGAGATCGACACAGCGCTCAGCGTCGCGCAGGACATCATCGACGGCGTCGAGACCGACTCGAACACGCTTGGCACGCCCGCGTTCCTTGGCATCGCGCTCGCCGACACGACGTCGGGCACGAGCCCGAGCACCGTGGCAGGGGCCGCGGTGGCGGGCGTCTACGACGAGACCCCCGCGGCCGAGGTCGGCCTCGCGGCCGGCGACACGATCACCGCGGTCGACGGAATCGCCGTAGGCAGCGCATCCGAACTGCAGGGCCTCATCGCCGAATACACGCCGGGCACCGAGGTGACCCTGACGTGGACGACGGCCTCGGGCGCTGAGCAGAGCGGCACGACGACCCTCGTTGAGGGCCCGGCCAACTAGGCGGAAAACGAGTGTGGGGCCGGTCGCGAAAGTGACCGGCCCCACGCTTGTTGTTGGCGGATTACTCGAACCAGCAGGTGTCGAGCGAGAGCGCCTCGGGCAGCGTCGGCTGGCGCTTCGACAGCTCGACGTAGCCGCCGGCGTGGGGGATGAACCCGGC
The Gulosibacter sediminis genome window above contains:
- a CDS encoding TerC/Alx family metal homeostasis membrane protein — translated: MNHVDIWIWAISIAVVVGFFFFDFYSHVRHAHVPSMKEAGFWSVFYIVLSFGFMFLVAWQWDWAHAGDFITGYFTEKALSVDNLFVFLLIMISFKVPKLAQQKVLLIGIAIALVLRTIFIIAGAWVLEAWAWVFYIFGAWLLYIGVKQFIDSFDDSDPEMPGWVRHVKRVIPASENYNGDKWTIVENGKRVFTPLVLVIVSLGFTDLLFALDSIPAIFGITQEPYLVFMANALALLGLRQLYFLLDGLLSRLKYLDLGLAFILTFIGVKLVFHALHVNEVPFINGGEPVMWVPEIPTWFSLIYIFGVLLIAVIASLIYSKLNPEDENDAVEATPAADGVDTK
- a CDS encoding histidine phosphatase family protein, yielding MRIGLIRHGETEWNRKALFQGMSDIPLNDTGYDQARRTAVLLEGQPWSALFCSPLTRTTQTATELGRITGLGEPTPLPDIVERSFGELEGETVFLPDGTRRLADHPTVEPVAAVLERTYRALEHVAATGASDALIVTHGTVVRLLLNDLLTVASPAINNLALTVLETDPDARHGFRVRLANGYPVAVELTHSV
- the ftsY gene encoding signal recognition particle-docking protein FtsY; translated protein: MAERKPWSLGNALRGMFARRTIDESTWEDLEDALLTADFGPDITDEIVDELRAQVAHHQTTDARDLRRMLSEVIEERLSKFDTTLNLSARPAVTLMVGVNGVGKTTTIGKFARFLRNFDRTVVVGAADTFRAAAVEQLDTWAMRADVRIVRPQQFGQDPASVAYQTVEVAMREGIEMAIIDTAGRLQTKAGLMDELKKVHRVVEKLTPVSEVLLVLDATTGQNGVQQAEAFIEYAGVTGLVITKLDGSAKGGFVLAVQERTGLPIKLIGTGEGINDLTGFTPHVFAEQLLADA
- a CDS encoding amino acid permease produces the protein MSQQTAQAGTEAQPAKKLRNRHVTMITLGGIIGSSLFVGSANVISQVGPAALFSYAIGGLLVMLAMRMLGEMATARPSIGSFMEYARSGLGEWAGYLVGWLYWYFWVGVVAYEAVIGGAILNGWFPVIPSWVFAVALLVIFIITNLVSLRSFGEVEFWLASIKVAAIIVFLAVGALFIFGLWPNATPGISNLWSHGGFAPNGVWPILSGVAIVIFSYFGTEIAVMAAAESEDPARGVRQATNTIIWRILLFYLGSVFLIVAIVPWNGLPDTDDQGPFAYLFSQYGIPGADLIMTAVILTAVCSVLNSGIYSASRMFASIAERGFAPKFIARKAKNGVPVAAVIASTLGGFAAVLVSFLFPDSGIFDFIMNSSGLVALFVYVFIALTQVRLRSKMSPEERSQLKLKMWLHPWLAYLTVAAVAGIVVIMLVSGPSTQVQVWTSLISVVVLVAVWPFVRRNLKKSGQYGKPITEAVEAPMGE
- a CDS encoding S1C family serine protease, which encodes MNDSVPTSPKPRVWRGLTAVAAGCGLVLAGALGGLAVSTGNTAQSAWRGADASAEQAQSPSLGSQALKQQLLDLVPWVDEGTSSGGLGQGTDRQSGGSLGGSTQQSTDSLDISAASADESTGIVLIDTKLEYQSAAAAGTGIVLSSDGLVLTNNHVVEGSTSVQVTTTDGTSYNATVVGTDSTEDVAVLQLEDASGLTTATIDDDDDLAVSDAVTAVGNAEGGGELMAADGVVTDLNTSVTPSNEAASGGTTGSNTLTNMIEIDADVVSGDSGGAVLDDEGEVVGMTTAASSGGTNISGYAIEIDTALSVAQDIIDGVETDSNTLGTPAFLGIALADTTSGTSPSTVAGAAVAGVYDETPAAEVGLAAGDTITAVDGIAVGSASELQGLIAEYTPGTEVTLTWTTASGAEQSGTTTLVEGPAN